CCGAAGATTACCAACTACATCCGGTATATTACATGATCCGAAAGACAACACCGGCTGAAAAGCAAAATTCCAGCTACGAGTTGGAGATGTTGTCAGTAGTTGTGGTCTCACGTAAGTTCCGTGTGTATCTTCTAGGCATAGAGCTTAAAATAATTACAGATTGCCAGGCACTCCAAAAAACAATGGATAAAAAGGATATTTCTCATAAGATAGCAGGATGGGCTATGGAATTAGAAACGTTCAAATACAACATCGAGCATCGGTCGGGCAACAGGATAAAACATGTCGATTCCCTAAGTCGATATCCGGTCATGTGTGTCATAATACAGTACATTGTTCCAAGGATAAAAAGAGCTCAAGATGAGGACAACGAAGTTCGCTTGATTTTAGAGATCCTGAAGGAGAAGCCCTACCAAAACCATTTTGTCCAGAATAGTCTACTGTATTCCCGGCAGGAAGGCCGAGACGTGCTTGTCGTTCCGGAGTCGATGCAGAGTGAGATAATCCGAACTGCTCACGAGCGAGGTCACTTTGCTACCAAGAGAACCGAAGAGCTTACCAAGCAGGAATATCATATTCcaaatctcaaacaaaaagtagaaaagaTTATTTCTAACTGTGTAAAGTGTATCCTTGGAAACAAGAAACAAGGGAAACAGGAGGGTTATCTGCACCCTTTAACAAAGGATAGCATACCACTACATACGTATCATATTGACCACCTAGGACCTTTAGAGACTACAAGTAAACGGTATCATCATGTTTTAGCTGTCATCGATGGATTTACGAATTTCACCTGGTTGTACCCAACAAAATCGATGGGAGCGAAAGAAGTGCTCCAAAAACTGGAGGGTCAAAAGGACATTTTTGGTCATTCGTCCCTGATTATCTCAGATAAAGGATCAGCTTTTACCTCAGACGAGTTTAATTCTTATTGTGAGGAGCAAGGAATTAAACACCTAACCATAATGACAGGACTGCCATGGGCAAATGGTCAAGTGGAAAGGTTGTACAGGACTATAATTCCAGTGTTGACAAAACTATCAAAAGATGGTTTAGCCAAGTGGTATCGTCATATAGAACGTCTCCAGCTGGTATTGAACTCAACGTTCCAGAGAAGTATTGGCTTGACCCCCTTTGAACTTCTTTTTGGAGTCCAGATGAAAACAGAAGGTGATTTAATGTTAAAACAACTTCTGGAAGAGGAAATTCAaacggaatttgaaaaaaatcgggaAGATCTCCGAAAGAAGGCAAAGGCACAAATCATGAAGGTCCAAGAAGAAAACCGTTACAGTTACAACCTAAGGCGGCGCAAAGCTACTCAATATAAGGAAGGAGATTTAGTCGCGATTAAACGCAGTCAATTAGGACCTGGCCAAAAAATGAGAGCAAAATTTTACGGTCCCTATAGAGTTTAACGCGCGAAATCTAATAATACTTATGATGTAAAAAGCGTAGGATTAATTGAAGGGCCTAAAAGTACAAGTACCTGTGCGGAGTATATGAAACCATGGAGAGAGTGAGTGTATGTTAATAATTGTAGTGTGGGTCATACGAGGCGTATGATAATTTAGAATGGCCGATTGtagaatttcgatttaaaatttttttttgtatttcgcgGGACTCGACTAATAAACTGTGAGAGGGCGTAAGCGAAGCGATTTGCGAATGAAGACAGTCTAAGCGGGAGTCTGAAACTAAAACGACGTTAATTcattaatgtattattttatattttgaataaactattttcaacacaaattcctacattttttgttgaaaatttaattatttgtttaaaaagcattttttagtcgaaaattcaacaatttttttaaaaattttcagtttttatgaaaaattctttgaagattcaacagtttggttaaaaattaattttttcattgaaatttttttttgtttgtttaaaaatttcagaatttttttgagaatttaatatattttgaatttaaatctaaGAAATATGATACATGCattgattttattcaaaagaatttaatcgAGAATTCATCCTCCTGTTTTCTTTTTAAGAATCCCCGTTTTTGCACTGTTACGAGGTAATTCTAggctgtgaagtctgaaatcaagtttacaataatttacattatACTTTTTACTTTGAAgtcgttaaatttaaaattctttttagctGTTTTTCAATGATGCAATtagtattgaatatttaatatttaaacgcttaaaaatcaaactgaaaatttaattattgaccgggaaaaccggaaaatggtCTGGAAGTTTTTCTGAACTTAAATACAAATAATGCTCTTTCTCTCATGCAATTGCAATCTTTCGATGAAAgatattcataaaaaagaattGCAGAAGACCACACTATAATGCGTTAATAAGATGTCTGCAAGAGGTCGCAAGAAATTACATCCATGAAGAAAAGAGCTATTTTATGGAATCTGCACGTACATCGCACAAGGAAAAAAGAATGTCGCTATATACTCCAGAAACCACATACTTTCATGCTTCAAGCAAATGAGAAATAAGAACAGAAAATTCctcttaattaatatttttttgtgtaaaaaacgTAAATTCAGGTGAAATCGATTCTTTAGCATGAAAGCTCCTTGTGAAATCCTGGGTACCCTCGctttggaatttaattaaaaactgcctTTCTTATGCATCAAAGTTATTATACCTTCGATGTCTCAAAGGTCCTTTATTTTTCATGGATTTAAAGGAGAAggagaagataaattattttttcaagaataaaatctTCAGTTGAGATCCTACctgaaaaatgatgaatctcgaAAATGTCGCATCTTACTCGACTTTACCTTAAAATTTAGATGACACATCAATAACcaaattttgcttattttttattttttaacaacttaagaaaaaattatattaagggAAAAGCCCCCAGTATAGGGACCTAATGAACAAGAGTTTCTTCATTTTTTAgaactattttttgtagaatagaaTTGCCATTGAATTTGAggcaagattttttattttccatttttttcaaattgcaacagggaatattttatttttaacattttcattaagTCGGAAGggacaaaatttcaatttcttatgaattggaagaggagaaattttttcttttttaaatttgtattcagttGTAAGAGAGGAAATTTCGAGTTTTAAGTTTTTCGGTATTGGAACagcgaaattttatatttttagcattGTTATTCAGTTTGAAGAAGGAaagttttggttttttaatttcttattggGAAAGggaaatttttaggatttttattgagttgaaaggaattaataaattttttctgaatttgaaaaggaaatttttttctgtttaacatttttatttagtttaaggcaagatttttcttcaatttttttctgaatgggaagagcaacattttttatttttagcatttttattgcgttaaaagcaagaaattttccagtcttttttaattggactagaagtttttttattttttaaatgtatgttgAGTAGAAAGacataaaatttcgatttttaagttTCTCCGCATTGGAAGagcgaaatttgatattttaaacgttttcattGAGTTGGAAGGCAGAAAATTTTAGTTGTAAAGTCTTcatgaattggaagagggaaaattgttatattttcgatttttattaagTTCGAAGGAAGGAAatgatgattatttatttttttcttaactgaaagacaattttgaacatttttattgagttataagagagaaaatatcgattttccatttttcctgaattttaagagattttatttttattttaaaaacttttattgagCGGGAAGTAATTAAATGAGGGTTTTTTTCCCTAACTGGAAGAgggacatttttcaattttatgacttCTATTGAGTTGGTAGTGTTGTAAttatgtttattcatttttttattcattcaaattgttgttatttattttttaaatatttattgagttAGAAGGGAAGCAATTATGGTTATGTATTTGTTTCTGATTCGGtagagggaaatttttttaaagacttttattgatttaaaaggaATGAAAcctttattttcgatttttcattaatttgaagagacaatttttttctttttgacatgTTGTCTtagtttgagaaaaaaagtttctataatttttttttagttagaagtgtcagattaaattattttaacatttttagtataatcgaaagaatgaaattttagttttcaagttTTTCGGAAAGGAAGGagggaaatttgtttaaaagatttttcttgaTTGGAAGTGatgaaattatgtttatttttattttctaaattaggagagactatttaattgttttaaacatttttatttagtttgagggaagaattttttatttttaacttttttcttaatttaaagtacaaaattctttattttcaaaattttttttagttggaagggAGGAAGTTTTGATTTTCAAGTTTTCCTGAAATGAAAGGttgtattttttaacctgaaagattTTGATTGAGTTAGAAGGGATGAAATTATGgttacttattttttgtttttattaaaataagccGATTTCTTTTTGAATCGGAatcgggaaattttttatttttaacatttttgttaagatGGAAgggaagaaatttcaattttcaaatcatttttaattgaaagaggctatttttccaaacattttcattacattaaagtaatatttttttctattttttctgaattataagagataaatcgtatattttttaacatttttattgagttggaagcgaagaaaatatggttattttatttttgtttttgaatttgaagAGCGACATTCTTTATTCTTAGTATTGATTTGGAtgacataaaataatgaaaattttatttctgaattgagAGAGcggaatttgttatttttagcatttttactgagaaaggaagaaattttgggtttcaatttatttttaaattacactaaGGAAATTATGGTATTTTGAGGATTTTATTGCGACAGgaataaacgaaattttgaataaatagcaAAAATCCACCAAATATGAATAAAAACTACCCTTACATGGATAAAGCCTAGATAGAGTTCGTATTACGATTAAGTGGTATTTCGTGGACTCGCTTATTTCCTGGCGCGACCAAATCCCGGACGGTTATTTCAAAGGAATATCTGTGGCTTCCGATGTAACGGTTGTCAAAGATGTTCATTCAGAAAGAACGAAGAGAATCGCGTTTCACAGTCGATTCGCCACAAAATTAGGAACTATTCTCATGCTATTGGAAACCGATAACTCGATAGATTTCAGAACGAAAACtcgaatttaaatgatttacggGGCTTATTTTAATACGCACAGTGAAGAAGTAATATCTTTAGTTGGAACTTTTAGTGAtaacttataaagtataatttgaactcataaatttttagttatactttttttaattacctaCAATATTTTGCGCGCTATATCCACACTGATTACCCTTTCTTAAAAAAAGGTGTGCAGTAGTGGGGTCACACGGCAGAAGTCAAACTTTACTTACGCTTGGCGTCAtatagagcagtggtcggcaaactttttgcttcattttcaggtatgatcaggctccacccgacttaattttttctactacttttcggtctattcatgtaccttagNNNNNNNNNNNNNNNNNNNNNNNNNNNNNNNNNNNNNNNNNNNNNNNNNNNNNNNNNNNNNNNNNNNNNNNNNNNNNNNNNNNNNNNNNNNNNNNNNNNNactaaatacttctcaaattttcaacctttatagacaaattaaatgtctttggaatcgtaaaaatacggagattccaaatatattactttcaagtcactgatttcaaaattgcgaattttttagtgtcacatttttttctcattttctaacaaaggacccttaaggaaaggggtggtctggccaagctcgcaggtactgccctgagagtaggtcacagggcagccagggcaggctaccctgcccagggcaagagcgtgccgaccactgatATAGAGTACACTAATGCATTGATGATACGTATGAGTGAAAGGGGAGCATTGCCAGGCTTTGGTTAgcatggcagtagtggggatatcaaAGAGGAGTGCAAGAAATTACAGTCCGCATGTATAATAATctaacattttactttttaatatttgtttgtcaTTTCAGcatcataaaaaaatacattttcaaggtatttcctgATATATTATTCATCAAGGTAGAATTAAATTTGACAATCGACAGTCAGTTTTGACTTTAGTCTCTGTATTTTTCTTCTAATATATAATGATTTTCATTTCGTGTTTGATGGAA
The sequence above is drawn from the Belonocnema kinseyi isolate 2016_QV_RU_SX_M_011 chromosome 7, B_treatae_v1, whole genome shotgun sequence genome and encodes:
- the LOC117176420 gene encoding uncharacterized protein K02A2.6-like, giving the protein MIRKTTPAEKQNSSYELEMLSVVVVSRKFRVYLLGIELKIITDCQALQKTMDKKDISHKIAGWAMELETFKYNIEHRSGNRIKHVDSLSRYPVMCVIIQYIVPRIKRAQDEDNEVRLILEILKEKPYQNHFVQNSLLYSRQEGRDVLVVPESMQSEIIRTAHERGHFATKRTEELTKQEYHIPNLKQKVEKIISNCVKCILGNKKQGKQEGYLHPLTKDSIPLHTYHIDHLGPLETTSKRYHHVLAVIDGFTNFTWLYPTKSMGAKEVLQKLEGQKDIFGHSSLIISDKGSAFTSDEFNSYCEEQGIKHLTIMTGLPWANGQVERLYRTIIPVLTKLSKDGLAKWYRHIERLQLVLNSTFQRSIGLTPFELLFGVQMKTEGDLMLKQLLEEEIQTEFEKNREDLRKKAKAQIMKVQEENRYSYNLRRRKATQYKEGDLVAIKRSQLGPGQKMRAKFYGPYRV